One Candidatus Tiamatella incendiivivens genomic window, GGTAGCGGTGCGAAATAAATGGCGTTCAAAGGACTTAGGCAGCTACGCCGACTACTGAGATACCTGTCGAACAGGAAGGTAGAGTTTACTGTAGCCATGGTACTTGTTATACTAATGTCCTATACAAACAGTATAGTTCCCGTTCTTATTCGAGGTGCTATAGACTATGGCATAATCAAACACAACATAGATAACGCGTTAATCTACGGTGGCCTCATAATTTTAGCCGGGATCCTTAACGGTATATTCAGCTTCTCAGCCAGGTTCTTCCAGGTGAGAGCATCTCAAGACGCTGTGTACAGGCTCCGAATGGATACCTTCAGGGCTATACAACGGCAAAACATGGAGTTTTTTGACAAAACACTAGTAGGCCAGCTAATATCTAGAGTCACGAATGACGCTGAGAGAATAACAGGGTTCCTAAGCTTTAGAATGCGTATGCTAGTATACTCATCCTTCTTAGTAGTAATTAGCCTGTACTATATGTACACGATGAGTTCGAAGCTAGCATTGATCGCTGTAATCACGATCCTTATAGTCATGTCTCTAAACGCGGTATATGCTCGTAAGGTCAGGCCAATATATGATAAAGTCAGGCATCAGACGGGTGTACTTGCAGGTGAGTCGACAAGCTCTATCGCAGGTATTAAGACGGTAAAAGCACTGGCGGTTGAAAACTATATCTTTGGGAAATTCGGTGGCGAGAACCGGGGATTATACCAGCTTAACGTGGATGCCGCGAGAATATCCTCGCTATATGGGAATAGTCCATTCCTAATCATAGGCTTAGCCATGAGTGCCATGCTCTTCTATGGTGGAGAAGCCATAATAGCTAGTACTCTAACAGTAGGAGAGTTAACAGCGTTCCTAACGTATATGTTGGTGATGATGTGGCCTCTTAGGGCTCTTGGATTCATAATAGGAGATATGCAGAGAACGCTAGCAGCAGCTAATAGGCTCTTTGAGATTATAGATACTGCACCGGCTGTTATTGACTCACCGGATGCCGTTGAACTGGGCAATATTAAAGGAGAGATACTGTTTGACGGTGTATGGTTCTCTTATCCCGCTGGTAAGAAAGTACTTCAGGGCATTACATTCAAAGTCAAACCCGGGGAAAAACTACTCATAACAGGTCCACCTGGCACTGGTAAAAGTACGATACTGAAGCTTATAGCGAGACTTTACACCCCCACGAAAGGTAAAATCCTCCTAGACGGCATTGAGCTTAGCAGGGTAAAACAGGAGAGCCTTAGGAAAATAATTGCATATGTCCCGCAGGAACCATTTATTTTCAATAGGAGCCTAAGGGAAAATATCTCTCTAGCTAAACCGGATGCATCACTGGATGAAATAATGAACGCCGCTAGTATAGCTAAGATACATGAATTCATTAAAAAATTACCTAACGGTTATGATGCTATCGTAGGTGAAAGGGGGATAACTCTAAGCGGTGGGCAGAGGCAGAGAATAGCTATTGCAAGGGCGTTACTAGCTAATCCGAAGCTTATCCTCTTAGATGACCCTGTATCAAACCTTGATGCCGAGACCGAGGAAGCATTGGTGAATGATCTCAAGGAAATACTTGCAGATAAGACAGCTGTAATCGTCTCACAACGACTGTCTCTAGCGAAGATAGCTGATAGGATTATCGTATTGTCTAGGGGCATGATTGTTGAGGAGGGTAAGCATGAGGAGCTTCTTGCTAGGAAAGGAGTATACTATGAATTATATAAGAGTATGACGGGGGTGGCTAGGATCGTCAACTAAGAGTACATGGAACCTTTTATCAAGGTTTATCAAAGAAGCATTCCGAGAGCGTAAGCTTTTAGCTATAATTATAGCGAGCATAATTGGCGCCACTCTAGCCACACTCATATCCCCCTACATATTGGGAATAGCTATAGACAGGTATATAGTGCCG contains:
- a CDS encoding ABC transporter ATP-binding protein/permease yields the protein MAFKGLRQLRRLLRYLSNRKVEFTVAMVLVILMSYTNSIVPVLIRGAIDYGIIKHNIDNALIYGGLIILAGILNGIFSFSARFFQVRASQDAVYRLRMDTFRAIQRQNMEFFDKTLVGQLISRVTNDAERITGFLSFRMRMLVYSSFLVVISLYYMYTMSSKLALIAVITILIVMSLNAVYARKVRPIYDKVRHQTGVLAGESTSSIAGIKTVKALAVENYIFGKFGGENRGLYQLNVDAARISSLYGNSPFLIIGLAMSAMLFYGGEAIIASTLTVGELTAFLTYMLVMMWPLRALGFIIGDMQRTLAAANRLFEIIDTAPAVIDSPDAVELGNIKGEILFDGVWFSYPAGKKVLQGITFKVKPGEKLLITGPPGTGKSTILKLIARLYTPTKGKILLDGIELSRVKQESLRKIIAYVPQEPFIFNRSLRENISLAKPDASLDEIMNAASIAKIHEFIKKLPNGYDAIVGERGITLSGGQRQRIAIARALLANPKLILLDDPVSNLDAETEEALVNDLKEILADKTAVIVSQRLSLAKIADRIIVLSRGMIVEEGKHEELLARKGVYYELYKSMTGVARIVN